The Erythrolamprus reginae isolate rEryReg1 chromosome 3, rEryReg1.hap1, whole genome shotgun sequence genome contains a region encoding:
- the PPP1R3G gene encoding protein phosphatase 1 regulatory subunit 3G codes for METRGSAVLSLGQLFAPFGEHQPNEEAPLAPAWREDAEEEEAETAAAEENQRRDWAAREKDEEALLEWRRRRGRSFSLPDSPSLAAARFFQRRRLPGESSWSEEDDDGGGASTTAGLRGCCTKCKKRVQFADSLGLCLASVKHYSAAEEPQVPHTVLSRLQSFPMRQRDFEDFTAALAELGGCAPSPFPQTSLRLAPPSDEADGRNGVERLQRERVCLEEVTGMALAGAPTDVRGVVRVLTCPGSKEVTVRYTFNEWLSFLDVPALPLPEAGDLADGSVPVDRYQFSLCLPPGLPDGTAVHFAICYRSQQGEHWDNNGGANYTLRDGGSEKSATPL; via the coding sequence ATGGAGACCCGCGGCTCCGCAGTCCTGAGTTTGGGTCAACTTTTCGCTCCCTTCGGGGAGCACCAGCCCAACGAAGAAGCCCCATTAGCCCCAGCATGGCGAGAAGACGccgaagaggaggaggcggagacGGCGGCAGCGGAGGAGAACCAGCGCCGGGACTGGGCCGCCCGAGAGAAGGACGAGGAGGCGCTGCTGGAGTGGCGCCGCCGCCGCGGCCGTTCCTTCTCGCTGCCCGACAGCCCTTCTTTGGCAGCGGCGCGGTTCTTCCAGAGAAGGCGGCTGCCGGGCGAAAGCAGCTGGAGCGAAGAGGACGACGACGGCGGAGGAGCTTCGACGACGGCGGGCCTCCGCGGCTGCTGCACCAAGTGTAAGAAGCGGGTGCAGTTCGCCGACTCGCTGGGCTTGTGCTTGGCCAGCGTGAAGCATTACAGCGCGGCCGAGGAGCCGCAGGTGCCCCACACCGTGCTCTCCCGCTTGCAGAGCTTCCCCATGAGGCAGAGGGACTTCGAAGACTTCACTGCCGCCTTGGCCGAGTTGGGGGGTTGCGCGCCGTCGCCTTTTCCTCAGACCTCGCTCCGGCTCGCGCCTCCGTCGGATGAGGCGGACGGGCGAAACGGCGTCGAGCGGCTGCAGCGGGAGCGCGTCTGCCTGGAGGAGGTGACGGGGATGGCGCTGGCCGGGGCTCCCACGGACGTGCGCGGCGTGGTGAGGGTGCTGACTTGCCCCGGCTCCAAAGAGGTGACGGTGCGCTACACCTTCAACGAGTGGCTTTCTTTCCTTGACGTCCCGGCTCTGCCGCTCCCCGAGGCGGGGGACCTTGCGGATGGCTCCGTTCCGGTCGACCGTTACCAGTTCTCGCTCTGCCTGCCTCCTGGTTTGCCCGACGGGACGGCCGTGCATTTCGCCATCTGCTATCGGAGCCAGCAAGGGGAGCATTGGGACAACAACGGCGGGGCCAACTACACTCTCCGCGATGGCGGCTCCGAGAAGTCAGCGACTCCCCTGTGA